Proteins from one Mycteria americana isolate JAX WOST 10 ecotype Jacksonville Zoo and Gardens chromosome 1, USCA_MyAme_1.0, whole genome shotgun sequence genomic window:
- the LOC142404027 gene encoding FRAS1-related extracellular matrix protein 2-like — protein sequence MNSMADVTFPSVPQVASLLIYDDTSRAKDRTSPIAGYPVICITACNPKYEDFDKTGSICASENINNTLTQYRWLVSAPTGPDGVTSPMKEVDFDTFFTSSKMITLDSIYFQAGSRVQCAARAVNSDGNEGLELMSPIVTISTSEGLCQPRMSGVVGAEPFSAKLRYTGPEDPDYANLIKLTVTMPHIDGMLPVISTRELSNFELTLSPDGTRVGNHKCSNLLDYTEVKTHHGFLTDATKNPDVIGETIPYQYSPIIRGFNTLRFYRNLNLEACLWEFVSYYDMSELLTDCGGTIGTDGQVLNLVQSYVTLRVPLYVSYVFHSPVGVGGWQHFDLQSELRLTFVYDTAILWKDGIGSPPEAELQGSLYPTSMRISEEGRLVVNFKTEARFHGLFVMSHPASSLTSMVMSADHPGLTFSLSLIRSEPTYNQPVQQWSFVSDFAVRDYSGTYTVKLIACTTAPHQEYSLPVICNPREPITFDLDIRFQQVSDPVAAEFSLNTQMFLLSKKALWLSDGSMGFGQESDVAFSEGDIIYGRVMVDPVQNLGDSFYCSIEKVFLCTGADGYVPKYNPSNTEYGCLADSPSLLYRFKIVDKAQPETQATSFGNVLFNAKLAVDDPEAIPLVKQPGSDGFKVDSTPLFQVSLGREWYVHTIYTVRSKENANRGIGKRSVEHQYHSLFSGGSPGAPTQRRQKRGVEQDPELAKDIGVENNRGTNIQHIALDRTSKKQVPQREVAVNGVLPRELSNQSAGVSIVTIIGGAAAIFLAICLIAIIILLLKWKQNSEKKEATKESGSNEPMMLPYNYTSDSSEV from the exons ATGAACAGCATGGCAGATGTCACCTTTCCCTCTGTCCCTCAAGTTGCATCCCTTTTGATATATGATGATACTTCCAGAGCCAAAGACAGAACCAGTCCCATAGCTGGCTATCCTGTCATCTGTATCACA GCTTGTAATCCTAAATATGAAGACTTTGACAAGACTGGTTCTATATGTGCCAGTGAGAACATCAATAATACCCTGACACAATACCGGTGGCTTGTAAGTGCACCCACTGGCCCTGATGGTGTGACTAGCCCCATGAAGGAGGTTGACTTTGATACCTTCTTCACTTCCTCCAAGATGATTACGCTCGACTCCATTTACTTTCAAGCCGGTTCTCGTGTCCAGTGTGCGGCTCGTGCTGTGAATTCAGATGGGAATGAGGGTCTTGAGCTTATGAGCCCTATTGTAACTATAAGCACATCAGAAG GTCTTTGTCAACCTCGTATGTCAGGAGTAGTTGGAGCAGAACCATTCTCTGCCAAATTGCGCTATACTGGCCCAGAAGATCCTGATTATGCCAACCTCATCAAACTGACAGTCACAATGCCACATATTGATG GCATGCTGCCTGTTATTTCTACAAGAGAGCTCTCCAACTTTGAGCTGACACTTAGCCCTGATGGAACTAGAGTTGGAAACCATAAATGCTCCAACCTGTTGGATTACACAGAAGTGAAGACCCACCATGGTTTCTTAACTGATGCTACCAAAAATCCAGATGTGATTGGAGAGACCATTCCCTATCAATACAGCCCAATAATTAGAGGCTTCAATACATTACGCTTCTACCGCAATCTGAATCTGGAAGCCTGTTTATGGGAGTTTGTTAGTTATTATGACATGTCCGAGCTCCTCACAGATTGTGGAGGCACCATTGGGACAGATGGACAG gTTCTCAACCTAGTACAGTCCTATGTGACGCTGAGAGTCCCCTTGTACGTCTCTTACGTTTTCCACTCGCCGGTGGGTGTAGGAGGCTGGCAGCATTTCGACCTGCAGTCAGAGCTCCGGCTGACTTTTGTGTATGACACTGCCATCCTGTGGAAGGATGGGATCGGTAGCCCACCTGAAGCAGAGCTCCAAG GTTCCCTGTACCCAACCAGCATGCGTATCAGTGAAGAGGGGCGCTTGGTTGTCAACTTCAAGACTGAAGCCCGGTTTCATGGTCTGTTTGTGATGTCCCATCCTG CTTCATCTCTAACTTCCATGGTTATGTCAGCTGATCACCCGGGCCTGACATTTAGCCTCAGCCTCATCCGAAGTGAGCCAACATACAACCAGCCAGTACAGCAGTGGAGCTTTGTTTCAGATTTTGCG GTTAGAGACTATTCTGGAACGTACACCGTGAAGCTGATAGCTTGTACCACTGCTCCACATCAGGAGTACAGCCTACCAGTGATCTGCAATCCTAGAGAGCCGATCACATTTGATCTGGATATCCGATTCCAGCAG GTCAGTGACCCAGTGGCTGCTGAGTTCAGCTTGAACACCCAGATGTTTCTCCTCTCCAAAAAGGCACTGTGGCTATCTGATGGTTCAATGGGCTTTGGGCAAGAAAGTGACGTTGCTTTCTCAGAAG GTGATATCATATATGGTCGGGTGATGGTGGATCCAGTGCAGAATTTGGGTGATTCCTTCTACTGTAGCATCGAGAAGGTTTTCCTGTGCACAGGAGCTGATGGATATGTACCCAAATATAATCCATCCAACACTGAATATGGGTGCCTTGCTGATTCTCCATCCCTTCTGTACAGGTTTAAGATTGTG GACAAAGCTCAGCCGGAGACGCAAGCCACAAGCTttggaaatgttctttttaatgcaaaacttgCAGTAGATGATCCTGAAGCAATTCCGTTAGTTAAACAGCCAGGGTCTGATGGATTTAAAGTAGACTCAACTCCTCTATTTCAG GTGTCTTTGGGTAGGGAGTGGTATGTCCATACGATCTACACTGTACGTTCAAAAGAGAATGCTAACCGCGGAATCGGCAAAAGAAGCGTGGAGCACCAGTATCACTCACTCTTTAGTGGTGGGAGCCCAGGAGCACCCACACAGAGACGTCAGAAGAGGGGAGTTGAGCAGGACCCAGAACTTGCAAAAGACATCGGAGTAGAAAACAACCGAGGAACAAACATACAGCACATAGCACTAGATCGCACCAGCAAGAAACAGGTTCCTCAAAGGGAGGTGGCAGTCAATGGCGTTCTCCCCAGGGAACTGAGTAACCAAAGTGCAGGGGTCAGCATAGTCACAATCATTGGCGGAGCTGCTGCCATCTTCCTTGCCATCTGCTTAATTGCAATCATCATTTTGCTgctaaaatggaaacaaaattctGAGAAGAAGGAAGCCACAAAGGAGTCGGGCAGCAATGAACCCATGATGCTACCGTATAATTACACCAGCGACAGCTCAGAGGTTTGA